In a genomic window of Sardina pilchardus chromosome 20, fSarPil1.1, whole genome shotgun sequence:
- the wdr20a gene encoding WD repeat-containing protein 20, whose amino-acid sequence MAAEGGGKEMNEIKTQFTTREGAYKLLTHSEYSRPNRVPFNSQGSNPVKVSFVNVNDQSGNGDRICFNVGRELYFYIYKGVRKAADLSKPIDKRIYKGTQPTCHDFNHLTATAESVSLLVGFSAGQVQLIDPIKKETSKLFNEERLIDKSRVTCVKWVPGSESLFLVAHASGSMYLYNVEHTCGTTAPHYQLLKQGENYAVHTCKSKQARNPLLRWTVGEGALNEFAFSPDGKHLACVSQDGFLRVFNFDAVELHGTMKSYFGGLLCACWSPDGKYIVAGGEDDLVTVWSFLDCRVIARGHGHKSWVSVVAFDHCTTSVEESEPLEFSGSDEDFQEQPPPPPPPPPQPVSSSSASASGSGSSSAQFGRDRANSTQSRLSKRNSTDSRPVSVTYRFGSVGQDTQLCLWDLTEDILFPHLPLSRTRTHTNVMNATSPPGGTGGTGTGTGAGTGGSGTVISTATATSTTTTAAGANSSNPSTNGNNSGANTPSAPNSLGTAATLPRSNSLPHGAASVAGGNSSSSSSGGGGGGGKSGGVMDGGLAAGVAKFATLSLSHDRKERHQHHHHHHEKDHKRNHSMGHISSKSSDKLNLLAKQSKTDPAKTLGTLLCPRMEDVPLLEPLICKKIAHERLTVLIFLEDCFVTACQEGFICTWARPGKVGLLSSQNQANSPSGTVV is encoded by the exons ATGGCggcggagggaggagggaaggagatgaACGAAATTAAAACTCAGTTCACCACCCGGGAAGGTGCCTACAAACTCCTCACTCACTCCGAATATAGCCGCCCCAACAGGGTGCCTTTTAATTCACAAGGGTCTAACCCCGTCAAAGTCTCTTTCGTCAACGTCAACGATCAGTCTGGCAACGGCGACAGAATCTGTTTCAATGTGGGCCGGGAGCTGTACTTCTATATCTACAAAGGCGTCAGAAAG GCTGCCGACTTGAGCAAGCCAATCGACAAGCGGATCTACAAGGGGACGCAGCCCACGTGCCATGACTTCAACCACCTGACGGCTACGGCCGAGAGTGTTTCTCTGCTGGTTGGCTTTTCAGCCGGCCAGGTGCAGCTCATCGACCCTATCAAGAAGGAGACGAGCAAGCTCTTCAATGAAGAA AGACTAATAGACAAGTCGCGGGTGACGTGCGTCAAGTGGGTGCCGGGCTCGGAGAGCCTGTTCCTGGTGGCGCACGCCAGCGGCAGCATGTACCTGTACAACGTGGAGCACACGTGCGGCACCACGGCGCCGCACTACCAGCTGCTGAAGCAGGGCGAGAACTACGCCGTGCACACGTGCAAGAGCAAGCAGGCGCGCAACCCGCTGCTGCGCTGGACGGTGGGCGAGGGCGCGCTCAACGAGTTCGCCTTCTCGCCGGACGGCAAGCACCTGGCGTGCGTCAGCCAGGACGGCTTCCTGCGCGTCTTCAACTTCGACGCGGTGGAGCTGCACGGCACCATGAAGAGCTACTTCGGCGGCCTGCTGTGCGCGTGCTGGAGCCCCGACGGCAAGTACATCGTGGCGGGCGGCGAGGACGACCTGGTGACGGTGTGGTCCTTCCTGGACTGCCGGGTGATCGCGCGCGGCCACGGCCACAAGTCGTGGGTGAGCGTGGTGGCGTTCGACCACTGCACCACCAGCGTGGAGGAGAGCGAGCCGCTCGAGTTCAGCGGCTCCGACGAGGACTTCCAGGAGCAgccgcctcctccgccgccgccgccgccgcagcccGTGTCGTCGTCGTCCGCCTCCGCCTCCGGCTCCGGCTCCTCGTCCGCGCAGTTCGGCCGCGACCGGGCCAACAGCACGCAGTCGCGGCTCTCCAAGCGCAACTCCACCGACAGCCGGCCGGTCAGCGTGACGTACCGGTTCGGCTCGGTGGGCCAGGACACTCAGCTGTGCCTGTGGGACCTCACCGAGGACATCCTGTTCCCCCACCTGCCGCTCTCGCGAACGCGGACGCACACCAACGTCATGAACGCCACCAGCCCCCCCGGCGGGACGGGCGGCACCGGAACCGGAACCGGAGCCGGCACGGGGGGAAGCGGGACGGTCATCTCCACGGCGACGGCGACGTCCACGACGACGACGGCCGCCGGCGCCAACAGCAGCAACCCCAGCACCAACGGCAACAACAGCGGCGCCAACACGCCCTCGGCGCCCAACTCGCTCGGCACGGCGGCCACGCTGCCGCGCTCCAACAGCCTCCCGCACGGGGCGGCCAGCGTCGCCggcggcaacagcagcagcagcagcagcggaggtggcggcggcggcggcaaatCGGGCGGCGTGATGGACGGCGGGCTGGCCGCCGGCGTGGCCAAGTTCGccacgctctcgctctcgcacGACCGCAAGGAgcgccaccagcaccaccaccaccaccacgagaAGGACCACAAGCGCAACCACAGCATGGGCCACATCAGCAGCAAGAGCAGCGACAAGCTCAACCTGCTGGCCAAGCAGAGCAAAACGGACCCGGCCAAGACGCTGGGCACGCTGCTGTGCCCGCGCATGGAGGACGTGCCCCTGCTGGAGCCGCTCATCTGCAAGAAGATTGCGCACGAGAGACTCACCGTCTTGATCTTTCTCGAGGACTGTTTTGTCACCGCTTGTCAGGAGGGATTTATTTGCACATGGGCGAGGCCTGGTAAAGTG GGCTTATTGTCATCCCAAAACCAAGCCAACTCACCAAGTGGGACTGTAGTATAG
- the LOC134067410 gene encoding MAPK/MAK/MRK overlapping kinase-like isoform X3: MHNYRIIKKIGEGTFSEVVKTQSLKDGKYYACKTMKQTADSLEKAHGLREVQAMKRLNPHPNIIQLHELIFDQESRSVSLICELMDMNIYEFIKGRQYPLPESKIKHYMYQLCKSLDHMHSIGIFHRDVKPENILIRHDVLKLGDFGSCRSVYAQPPHTEYISTRWYRAPECLLTDGYYSLKMDIWSVGCVFFEIISLHPLFPGTNELDQVNKIHDVLGTPDSATLQKFKPSRAMSFNFPPRKGSGLSNLIPQCPSPTLSLLYQMLAYDPDERISARSALHHTFFKDQRMAEKRAVSLRRAIGTVDGGETSGTPNSVDQLWRIARQGRRQHHLKHMADPLLRCNPHRYPVELPKLNVVVPSPKITYPVSSLPALTITHRGSLPAITSKKCHSRLVKQPKEPHRAAFKTYYMPPLDRKRGEY; the protein is encoded by the exons ATGCATA ATTACAGAATAATCAAGAAAATTGGAGAGGGGACGTTCTCCGAAGTAGTAAAGACCCAGAGTCTGAAGGATGGAAAATACTATGCCTGCAAAACGATGAAACAGACCGCCGACAG CCTCGAGAAGGCTCATGGCTTAAGGGAAGTTCAAGCAATGAAACGGCTGAACCCACATCCAAATATTATCCAGCTTCATGAATTGATATT TGATCAGGAATCTCGGTCTGTCTCCCTCATTTGCGAACTGATGGACATGAACATCTATGAGTTCAtcaaag GGAGGCAATATCCTTTACCTGAAAGCAAAATCAAGCACTACATGTATCAGTTATGCAAATCTCTGGATCATATGCATAG CATTGGCATTTTTCACAGAGACGTGAAGCCAGAGAATATTTTGATTCGA CATGACGTCCTGAAGCTGGGAGACTTTGGCTCCTGCAGGAGTGTGTATGCTCAGCCCCCTCACACTGAGTACATCTCCACACGCTGGTACCGTGCTCCAGAGTGTCTGTTGACGGATGGCTACTATTCACTCAAGATGGACATCTGGAGCGTTGGCTGTGTCTTCTTTGAAATCATCAG TCTACACCCCTTATTTCCTGGAACAAATGAACTTGACCAGGTGAATAAGATCCATGACGTACTGGGAACACCTGACAGTGCTACGCTCCAGAAGTTCAAACC GTCCAGGGCGATGAGCTTCAACTTCCCTCCGCGGAAGGGCAGCGGGCTCTCCAACCTCATCCCCCAgtgcccctcccccaccctgtCTCTGCTCTACCAGATGCTGGCCTACGACCCAGACGAGCGCATCAGTGCACGGAGCGCCCTGCACCACACCTTCTTCAAGGACCAGCG CATGGCGGAGAAGCGCGCGGTGAGCCTGCGGCGGGCCATCGGGACGGTGGACGGAGGCGAGACCAGCGGGACGCCCAACTCCGTGGACCAGCTGTGGCGCATCGCCAGACAAGGACGGAGACAG CATCATCTGAAGCACATGGCCGATCCGCTTTTGCGGTGCAATCCTCATCGGTACCCTGTGGAGCTGCCCAAACTCAATGTGGTCGTGCCCTCTCCGAAAATCACCTACCCGGTGTCCAGCTTGCCCGCTCTCACCATCACGCACAGGGGTTCCCTGCCTGCCATCACTTCGAAAAAGTGCCACTCACGCCTGGTAAAG CAGCCCAAAGAACCTCACCGCGCAGCTTTCAAAACATACTACATGCCTCCTCTGGACAGGAAGCGTGGGGAATACTGA
- the LOC134067410 gene encoding MAPK/MAK/MRK overlapping kinase-like isoform X2: MEVDKKKERHCRRSESTLSNSLSKRDYRIIKKIGEGTFSEVVKTQSLKDGKYYACKTMKQTADSLEKAHGLREVQAMKRLNPHPNIIQLHELIFDQESRSVSLICELMDMNIYEFIKGRQYPLPESKIKHYMYQLCKSLDHMHSIGIFHRDVKPENILIRHDVLKLGDFGSCRSVYAQPPHTEYISTRWYRAPECLLTDGYYSLKMDIWSVGCVFFEIISLHPLFPGTNELDQVNKIHDVLGTPDSATLQKFKPSRAMSFNFPPRKGSGLSNLIPQCPSPTLSLLYQMLAYDPDERISARSALHHTFFKDQRMAEKRAVSLRRAIGTVDGGETSGTPNSVDQLWRIARQGRRQHHLKHMADPLLRCNPHRYPVELPKLNVVVPSPKITYPVSSLPALTITHRGSLPAITSKKCHSRLVKPKEPHRAAFKTYYMPPLDRKRGEY; the protein is encoded by the exons ATGGAAGTCGACAAGAAAAAGGAACGGCATTGTCGTAGGTCTGAATCAACCCTCAGCAACTCCCTCAGTAAAAGAG ATTACAGAATAATCAAGAAAATTGGAGAGGGGACGTTCTCCGAAGTAGTAAAGACCCAGAGTCTGAAGGATGGAAAATACTATGCCTGCAAAACGATGAAACAGACCGCCGACAG CCTCGAGAAGGCTCATGGCTTAAGGGAAGTTCAAGCAATGAAACGGCTGAACCCACATCCAAATATTATCCAGCTTCATGAATTGATATT TGATCAGGAATCTCGGTCTGTCTCCCTCATTTGCGAACTGATGGACATGAACATCTATGAGTTCAtcaaag GGAGGCAATATCCTTTACCTGAAAGCAAAATCAAGCACTACATGTATCAGTTATGCAAATCTCTGGATCATATGCATAG CATTGGCATTTTTCACAGAGACGTGAAGCCAGAGAATATTTTGATTCGA CATGACGTCCTGAAGCTGGGAGACTTTGGCTCCTGCAGGAGTGTGTATGCTCAGCCCCCTCACACTGAGTACATCTCCACACGCTGGTACCGTGCTCCAGAGTGTCTGTTGACGGATGGCTACTATTCACTCAAGATGGACATCTGGAGCGTTGGCTGTGTCTTCTTTGAAATCATCAG TCTACACCCCTTATTTCCTGGAACAAATGAACTTGACCAGGTGAATAAGATCCATGACGTACTGGGAACACCTGACAGTGCTACGCTCCAGAAGTTCAAACC GTCCAGGGCGATGAGCTTCAACTTCCCTCCGCGGAAGGGCAGCGGGCTCTCCAACCTCATCCCCCAgtgcccctcccccaccctgtCTCTGCTCTACCAGATGCTGGCCTACGACCCAGACGAGCGCATCAGTGCACGGAGCGCCCTGCACCACACCTTCTTCAAGGACCAGCG CATGGCGGAGAAGCGCGCGGTGAGCCTGCGGCGGGCCATCGGGACGGTGGACGGAGGCGAGACCAGCGGGACGCCCAACTCCGTGGACCAGCTGTGGCGCATCGCCAGACAAGGACGGAGACAG CATCATCTGAAGCACATGGCCGATCCGCTTTTGCGGTGCAATCCTCATCGGTACCCTGTGGAGCTGCCCAAACTCAATGTGGTCGTGCCCTCTCCGAAAATCACCTACCCGGTGTCCAGCTTGCCCGCTCTCACCATCACGCACAGGGGTTCCCTGCCTGCCATCACTTCGAAAAAGTGCCACTCACGCCTGGTAAAG CCCAAAGAACCTCACCGCGCAGCTTTCAAAACATACTACATGCCTCCTCTGGACAGGAAGCGTGGGGAATACTGA
- the LOC134067410 gene encoding MAPK/MAK/MRK overlapping kinase-like isoform X1, which translates to MEVDKKKERHCRRSESTLSNSLSKRDYRIIKKIGEGTFSEVVKTQSLKDGKYYACKTMKQTADSLEKAHGLREVQAMKRLNPHPNIIQLHELIFDQESRSVSLICELMDMNIYEFIKGRQYPLPESKIKHYMYQLCKSLDHMHSIGIFHRDVKPENILIRHDVLKLGDFGSCRSVYAQPPHTEYISTRWYRAPECLLTDGYYSLKMDIWSVGCVFFEIISLHPLFPGTNELDQVNKIHDVLGTPDSATLQKFKPSRAMSFNFPPRKGSGLSNLIPQCPSPTLSLLYQMLAYDPDERISARSALHHTFFKDQRMAEKRAVSLRRAIGTVDGGETSGTPNSVDQLWRIARQGRRQHHLKHMADPLLRCNPHRYPVELPKLNVVVPSPKITYPVSSLPALTITHRGSLPAITSKKCHSRLVKQPKEPHRAAFKTYYMPPLDRKRGEY; encoded by the exons ATGGAAGTCGACAAGAAAAAGGAACGGCATTGTCGTAGGTCTGAATCAACCCTCAGCAACTCCCTCAGTAAAAGAG ATTACAGAATAATCAAGAAAATTGGAGAGGGGACGTTCTCCGAAGTAGTAAAGACCCAGAGTCTGAAGGATGGAAAATACTATGCCTGCAAAACGATGAAACAGACCGCCGACAG CCTCGAGAAGGCTCATGGCTTAAGGGAAGTTCAAGCAATGAAACGGCTGAACCCACATCCAAATATTATCCAGCTTCATGAATTGATATT TGATCAGGAATCTCGGTCTGTCTCCCTCATTTGCGAACTGATGGACATGAACATCTATGAGTTCAtcaaag GGAGGCAATATCCTTTACCTGAAAGCAAAATCAAGCACTACATGTATCAGTTATGCAAATCTCTGGATCATATGCATAG CATTGGCATTTTTCACAGAGACGTGAAGCCAGAGAATATTTTGATTCGA CATGACGTCCTGAAGCTGGGAGACTTTGGCTCCTGCAGGAGTGTGTATGCTCAGCCCCCTCACACTGAGTACATCTCCACACGCTGGTACCGTGCTCCAGAGTGTCTGTTGACGGATGGCTACTATTCACTCAAGATGGACATCTGGAGCGTTGGCTGTGTCTTCTTTGAAATCATCAG TCTACACCCCTTATTTCCTGGAACAAATGAACTTGACCAGGTGAATAAGATCCATGACGTACTGGGAACACCTGACAGTGCTACGCTCCAGAAGTTCAAACC GTCCAGGGCGATGAGCTTCAACTTCCCTCCGCGGAAGGGCAGCGGGCTCTCCAACCTCATCCCCCAgtgcccctcccccaccctgtCTCTGCTCTACCAGATGCTGGCCTACGACCCAGACGAGCGCATCAGTGCACGGAGCGCCCTGCACCACACCTTCTTCAAGGACCAGCG CATGGCGGAGAAGCGCGCGGTGAGCCTGCGGCGGGCCATCGGGACGGTGGACGGAGGCGAGACCAGCGGGACGCCCAACTCCGTGGACCAGCTGTGGCGCATCGCCAGACAAGGACGGAGACAG CATCATCTGAAGCACATGGCCGATCCGCTTTTGCGGTGCAATCCTCATCGGTACCCTGTGGAGCTGCCCAAACTCAATGTGGTCGTGCCCTCTCCGAAAATCACCTACCCGGTGTCCAGCTTGCCCGCTCTCACCATCACGCACAGGGGTTCCCTGCCTGCCATCACTTCGAAAAAGTGCCACTCACGCCTGGTAAAG CAGCCCAAAGAACCTCACCGCGCAGCTTTCAAAACATACTACATGCCTCCTCTGGACAGGAAGCGTGGGGAATACTGA